From the Acidicapsa ligni genome, one window contains:
- a CDS encoding type IV secretion system protein, producing the protein MMMLSIFSLHSNMSALAFFQGTQLSLFESFLTQAISGINSTSITSGMQNVAYVVLLVGFLWQVYQASLHGGDVRGLGVSLIKYVVTAVVVMNYSAIFTTVNQGFVNAGNWIGNATGFGNLLDNWKTDISTQYSQDGVQQMWGLVTGSIAGLIDGVLILVAYLLYPFVIAIFGFFYIFYGSVLYIFGPIVIALMPLGATNRIAKAYVENVFIWNAWPILYGGFGALLGAVQMGQVGQMLNQNNFLGGLGNLEGSFLIGAASIIYSLAIAVIPFIAKKIVSGEVGATAGALIGAAATAVTAGIAATEGVAAGISGASSSAGPAAQGGTNSSAASSPRSSTGGQGNQPAAPQRGAPTTATTAKSSSERFATQLSESGSSSDTQGDMVADNIRGSFNDAFNPRQESASEPTHNSEQSTGSDQSASAPSREGPYRDASSVSAGKGSRNAGRTSAGRGPTPALMRPHGLATWGAFHAARLATKGAIGAARVTGIMPQRTSGNTRETNP; encoded by the coding sequence ATGATGATGCTCTCAATCTTTAGCCTTCATTCAAACATGTCAGCTCTCGCGTTCTTTCAGGGAACGCAGTTGAGCTTGTTCGAAAGCTTTCTGACCCAAGCCATCTCAGGGATCAATTCGACCAGCATCACGTCAGGCATGCAAAACGTGGCCTACGTGGTACTGCTTGTCGGATTCCTGTGGCAGGTTTATCAAGCTTCTCTGCATGGTGGCGATGTTCGCGGATTGGGTGTCAGTCTCATCAAGTACGTGGTCACAGCAGTTGTCGTGATGAATTACAGCGCAATCTTTACGACGGTCAACCAGGGCTTCGTCAACGCGGGCAACTGGATTGGTAATGCAACTGGGTTTGGCAATCTCCTGGACAACTGGAAGACAGATATCAGTACCCAATACAGCCAGGATGGAGTACAGCAAATGTGGGGCTTGGTCACAGGCTCTATCGCTGGCCTGATCGACGGGGTATTGATCCTGGTGGCCTATCTTCTCTATCCGTTCGTTATCGCCATCTTCGGTTTCTTCTATATTTTTTATGGTTCGGTCCTTTATATCTTTGGTCCGATCGTCATTGCGCTCATGCCGCTTGGTGCAACGAATCGCATCGCCAAGGCGTATGTAGAAAACGTCTTTATCTGGAATGCGTGGCCGATCTTATATGGAGGTTTCGGCGCTCTGCTCGGCGCGGTTCAGATGGGCCAGGTTGGGCAGATGCTGAACCAGAACAATTTCCTTGGGGGGCTCGGTAATCTCGAGGGCTCGTTCCTGATTGGTGCAGCGAGCATCATCTACTCTCTGGCGATCGCGGTAATACCTTTCATTGCCAAAAAGATCGTCAGCGGCGAGGTGGGAGCGACGGCAGGCGCATTGATAGGTGCGGCAGCTACCGCTGTGACTGCCGGTATAGCTGCAACGGAAGGAGTTGCTGCGGGGATATCCGGCGCCTCCTCAAGTGCTGGTCCGGCCGCCCAAGGTGGAACGAATTCGTCCGCAGCTTCTTCTCCTCGCTCTTCGACGGGCGGTCAGGGCAATCAACCCGCGGCTCCCCAAAGGGGCGCCCCAACAACAGCAACGACAGCGAAGTCGTCTTCAGAACGTTTTGCTACGCAGCTATCGGAAAGCGGCTCCTCTTCGGACACTCAAGGCGATATGGTCGCAGATAATATACGCGGCAGCTTCAATGACGCATTCAATCCGCGGCAGGAGTCAGCGTCGGAGCCCACACATAACTCAGAGCAAAGTACCGGTTCTGACCAGTCTGCTAGTGCACCTTCGCGGGAAGGCCCGTATCGGGATGCTTCATCGGTATCCGCGGGGAAGGGTTCACGGAATGCCGGTCGAACAAGTGCTGGACGGGGTCCTACGCCAGCTCTGATGCGTCCGCACGGCTTGGCCACATGGGGTGCTTTCCATGCTGCACGACTGGCAACGAAGGGTGCGATTGGGGCAGCCCGCGTAACAGGCATAATGCCCCAGCGCACCAGCGGGAATACCAGAGAAACAAATCCCTAA
- a CDS encoding single-stranded DNA-binding protein, whose translation MARSVNKVVLLGNVGKQPEVRNTRSGTVAELSLATNERRPDGQGGWQDHTEWHSLVAFGRTAQIIAEYVRVGTPLFIEGKLRTDSWDDTNAGVKRYWTKVMVLNLVLLSHGERRSTVEDYRADPEDFGSSYAHIPDGQITADEIPF comes from the coding sequence ATGGCGAGGTCCGTCAATAAAGTCGTCTTGCTTGGCAATGTAGGAAAGCAGCCCGAGGTTCGCAATACTCGGAGTGGCACCGTTGCCGAGCTCTCTCTCGCAACCAATGAACGCCGGCCTGACGGTCAAGGCGGATGGCAGGATCACACAGAATGGCACAGCCTCGTCGCCTTTGGGCGAACCGCCCAAATCATCGCCGAGTATGTTCGCGTTGGCACTCCGCTCTTCATCGAAGGCAAGCTGCGTACGGATTCATGGGACGACACTAACGCTGGCGTGAAGCGGTACTGGACGAAGGTCATGGTCCTCAATCTCGTCCTGCTCTCCCACGGTGAGCGGCGTTCGACCGTTGAAGACTATCGAGCGGATCCGGAAGATTTTGGCTCTTCCTATGCCCACATCCCGGATGGGCAGATCACCGCTGATGAAATTCCGTTCTGA
- a CDS encoding phosphoadenosine phosphosulfate reductase domain-containing protein, protein MKRLVARFYGSVAFMINHSGGKDSTRMLGFARENFPNVVTLAVMADTGFEHQHPISAMDFARSRCADFDVPLTVVRNPHRTYLEMVEQRGMFPSAQYRQCTSDLKRGPIEKYIRTLPYRLIFNCMGIRSEESRPRSKLQPLSLNSSLTTRTRTVYNWFPIFGQTLSDVLAWHRENTIPLHPVYVPDFHNDGTTGGYLRRLSCRLCIFSTDADLLAIRQRDPEAFQAVLELEKKIGFTMRSTGSLVQITDAAQSVVDTRSAQGCLPF, encoded by the coding sequence GTGAAGCGCCTTGTTGCGCGCTTCTATGGTTCCGTCGCGTTTATGATCAATCATTCCGGCGGAAAAGACTCTACTCGCATGCTCGGTTTTGCTCGTGAGAACTTTCCCAATGTCGTCACCCTTGCGGTGATGGCCGACACTGGATTCGAACATCAACATCCGATATCGGCTATGGACTTCGCACGCTCCCGGTGTGCAGATTTCGATGTTCCACTCACCGTTGTCCGTAACCCCCACCGTACTTATCTCGAGATGGTGGAGCAGCGTGGCATGTTTCCGTCGGCGCAATACCGGCAATGCACCTCGGATTTGAAACGTGGGCCTATCGAGAAGTACATTCGAACGCTTCCGTATCGGCTGATCTTTAACTGCATGGGAATTCGTTCAGAAGAATCTCGGCCGCGTTCGAAGTTGCAGCCGTTGTCATTGAATTCGTCGTTGACGACGCGGACTCGCACGGTCTACAACTGGTTTCCGATCTTCGGACAAACTCTATCTGACGTGCTGGCGTGGCACCGTGAGAACACTATTCCGCTCCACCCGGTGTACGTGCCTGATTTCCATAACGACGGAACTACTGGCGGTTATTTGCGCCGTTTGTCATGCCGTCTCTGCATCTTTTCGACGGACGCCGATCTGTTAGCTATCCGCCAGCGCGATCCTGAAGCATTCCAGGCTGTCTTGGAATTGGAGAAGAAGATCGGCTTCACGATGCGCTCCACCGGCAGTCTGGTGCAGATCACCGATGCGGCGCAGTCTGTGGTCGACACCCGTAGTGCCCAGGGGTGTCTTCCTTTCTAA
- a CDS encoding VirB8/TrbF family protein: protein MASKEATANDIGPRPKYYEMDGARLANANRAWLLAFIMAALAALALVFAIAVRLKPPTVIRIGADGEPVVVGQSSPVSTSSAGDPYLSEIFVKRFLSDYLNYSPSNVDDHWATALNRMTRNLRGLTLKAMSDNNLRGKIDDDQIQSVFHLREVDPVAGEPLTYLVYGVKDVHHITNGNEVTDHFVNEYRIRLVADRRSEANPDGLWIAEYSEHPIDGERRNAILSASDQTGNQ, encoded by the coding sequence ATGGCAAGCAAGGAAGCGACAGCGAATGATATTGGACCGCGCCCGAAATACTACGAAATGGATGGGGCGCGTCTTGCAAATGCAAATCGAGCATGGCTGCTCGCTTTCATCATGGCTGCCCTCGCAGCACTCGCGCTGGTATTCGCCATAGCGGTGCGCCTAAAGCCTCCGACGGTGATTCGTATTGGGGCCGATGGCGAGCCAGTTGTTGTCGGCCAGTCGTCGCCCGTGTCTACGAGCTCTGCCGGCGATCCGTATCTGAGCGAAATCTTCGTGAAGCGCTTCCTTTCGGATTACCTCAATTACAGTCCTTCCAACGTAGATGACCATTGGGCCACTGCTTTAAACCGGATGACTCGAAACCTTCGCGGTCTCACCCTTAAGGCAATGTCCGACAACAATCTACGTGGCAAGATCGACGACGACCAGATCCAGTCCGTCTTTCACCTTCGTGAGGTCGACCCGGTGGCGGGAGAGCCTCTGACTTATCTTGTTTACGGCGTGAAGGATGTCCACCACATCACGAACGGCAACGAAGTCACCGATCACTTCGTGAACGAGTACAGAATTCGCCTCGTCGCGGACCGACGTAGCGAAGCCAATCCTGATGGCCTCTGGATCGCTGAATACAGCGAGCACCCCATCGACGGGGAGCGCAGGAACGCCATCCTTTCTGCCTCCGACCAGACTGGCAACCAGTAA
- a CDS encoding type IV secretory system conjugative DNA transfer family protein gives MYDDRRQSPRGAEDVAGIVVLGVCALVAAFWYVGVSRLHLRNSQCLELFLDLAIVLFGAGFILSDLVGRRVRREEAWPHPALHIPGVVEELNLGRAHDEGTTLLGYNVHGEPWFWPDSVRLKHGVIAGGTGAGKTTFLQSIIAQDVNRTFHGKRMPIIIFDGKGDQAFVQELLPHIEAAGRMEDLRLIDPSNPQESWSYNPLYSPDSLYQEHVNFIFSSFGMREDFFAGHQEAYLSDLVRILYYTGKVFNMRDVLVMALDEKVLNEQIGIAQKRIESSTSISLTMRMNFEMSVKVIRKSLADRERVAKIQGLLNELLAFLEDDLSIVTGSYQNMLTIEDVVDKSLILVISLNSNKNKRASEALGKILLQNIRLMVGKRYQQMLTLNLEEEPILSVICDEIARYADPDFPQVLQTARGARVSFLFSFQAVPQLENVSRAFAEEVCSAPGTKMLMNGTDESTAQWFLKASSRVLRKRRSLAVRRTGVFSQKYTETGTGNESDFRETRSREEHIKNMPVGQLEILMVDSREGTLHSHLHARQALTYRPEEMKSLLYPRMQDVIDPKVGANLRFSGDEPRRGRRRTAGTLASFWTGEEA, from the coding sequence ATGTATGACGACCGTAGACAGTCGCCGCGGGGTGCTGAGGATGTTGCCGGGATCGTCGTTCTCGGAGTCTGCGCTCTTGTTGCAGCATTTTGGTATGTCGGCGTGTCCCGCTTGCACCTTCGCAACTCACAGTGTCTCGAACTATTTCTCGATCTCGCCATTGTGCTATTTGGTGCAGGGTTCATTCTCTCCGACCTCGTAGGCAGACGGGTGCGTCGAGAGGAAGCATGGCCCCATCCGGCTTTACATATACCGGGCGTCGTTGAGGAGCTAAATCTTGGCCGTGCCCACGACGAAGGCACCACTTTGCTTGGGTATAACGTTCACGGCGAACCGTGGTTCTGGCCGGATTCCGTCCGGCTCAAGCATGGGGTGATCGCCGGCGGAACGGGTGCTGGAAAAACGACATTTTTGCAGAGCATCATTGCGCAGGATGTGAACCGTACCTTCCACGGCAAACGCATGCCCATCATTATCTTTGATGGCAAGGGCGACCAGGCATTTGTCCAGGAGCTGTTACCGCACATTGAGGCCGCCGGCCGCATGGAAGATCTGCGGCTGATCGATCCTTCCAACCCGCAGGAGTCATGGTCGTACAACCCGCTCTACAGTCCCGATTCGCTTTACCAGGAGCACGTTAACTTCATTTTCAGCTCGTTCGGGATGCGCGAAGACTTCTTTGCCGGACATCAGGAAGCGTACTTATCGGATCTGGTCCGCATTCTCTATTACACCGGCAAGGTCTTTAACATGCGCGATGTCCTCGTCATGGCCCTGGACGAAAAGGTGCTTAACGAGCAGATTGGCATTGCGCAGAAGAGGATCGAAAGCAGCACATCTATATCCCTGACGATGCGAATGAACTTCGAGATGTCCGTCAAGGTGATCCGCAAATCCCTCGCTGACCGCGAGAGAGTCGCCAAAATTCAGGGCCTGCTCAATGAGTTGCTTGCGTTCCTCGAGGACGACCTTTCTATCGTCACGGGCTCTTACCAGAACATGCTCACGATTGAGGATGTTGTCGATAAGAGCCTCATCCTCGTCATCTCGCTGAACTCGAACAAGAATAAACGGGCCAGCGAAGCTCTCGGTAAGATTCTCCTTCAGAATATCCGGCTCATGGTCGGCAAGCGCTACCAGCAGATGTTGACATTGAACCTGGAGGAAGAGCCTATCCTCAGTGTGATCTGCGACGAGATTGCACGCTACGCGGATCCCGACTTTCCGCAAGTACTGCAGACCGCCAGGGGCGCTCGTGTCTCCTTTCTATTTTCCTTTCAGGCGGTGCCGCAACTCGAGAATGTGAGCCGTGCGTTTGCCGAGGAAGTATGCTCAGCCCCGGGAACCAAGATGCTCATGAATGGTACGGACGAGTCAACCGCCCAGTGGTTCCTAAAAGCATCGTCTCGTGTCCTCCGTAAGCGCCGCAGCCTGGCCGTCCGCAGGACCGGGGTCTTCAGCCAGAAGTACACAGAGACCGGCACCGGCAACGAGAGTGACTTCCGTGAGACCAGATCGCGCGAAGAACACATCAAGAACATGCCGGTCGGCCAATTGGAAATTCTTATGGTCGATTCACGGGAGGGCACACTGCACTCTCACCTCCATGCTCGCCAAGCATTGACCTACCGGCCGGAGGAGATGAAGTCCCTGCTCTATCCACGAATGCAGGATGTCATCGATCCCAAAGTTGGAGCCAATTTGCGATTCAGCGGTGACGAGCCGCGTCGCGGCCGCCGCAGGACCGCCGGTACATTGGCGAGTTTCTGGACCGGGGAGGAAGCATGA
- a CDS encoding VirB4 family type IV secretion system protein — protein MPMTYEQHDKKLKSPAVCELLPLRDLPAGDNVMVRTNGAFVAGYELRGILAYFATDGDRNQTKSMLEALFRSIPDVSMRLQFRYEISEHLGDLLDSYVQQQRSEQPEVMALDAHRMRMWMEKEHNGFYFENRLHIYLVWDPRIHAKLYHSAQQNRKLGGFTMSQKKAIERTRREHETYLAEFESILRGIEGSMEAANLGSRRLSTQELFEELKHSQHPSRRDHRPYVPGEEMFEYRSAREQATQSSILNETESYLNIDGYLHSVVSLKELPDATFPGMLQNFSTLGFPVVISAQVVIPDQVKVLKGYKKRLQKMTAAQKDANGNFKSNPEAEVAQAQLLQIQRDIISSSLKTAKLSLSVVVRTSQQAITLSDLERSERELANRTQEVLNAFTHMNGAKAVMETIAKRRIFLGTLPGMAEPDKRDQDMLTSNVADLVPVEMPWTGTRRSPLILFETPYRQLIPFSMFDPDLSDANGLLMAKSGGGKTLAAQQMLLMAARANPLISILERGDSYQPLVELMGGEMIEMSLDSDQTINPWDLPRGETRPSNDQISFLKNLTRHMLGENTPPDLDIDLLDSVLLEAIASTYKRCSAKTSNPVPIFGDLAAELAHWQDRDRNQKINAMAQMASTKLRAWVDEGPYARLFDRPTTVQLNNPWLYFNVEKLKDDPRLERAMSLLIAHTATYRASGSTGQPSIVLLDECWALLESPILASVVVQLFRTARKRNASVWGISQTPEDFVGTPDRPNEHGAGIVKNATTKIIGKQPGDMTALREHVHLNETALNQIKTFAHPKKGHSAEFLIAVGEKAESTHAIRVVPSAVDYWITTTYARERNFRKYWLGQHRQLPLIEAYEALAATYPRGLAEFGPLAVELSGEMQEAVAQ, from the coding sequence TCGAAGCCCTCTTTCGCAGCATTCCAGATGTCAGCATGCGACTACAGTTCCGCTATGAGATTTCCGAGCATCTTGGTGACCTTCTCGACAGCTACGTTCAGCAACAGCGTAGCGAGCAGCCTGAGGTCATGGCCCTCGACGCTCACCGAATGAGGATGTGGATGGAAAAGGAGCACAACGGCTTTTACTTCGAGAATCGTCTACACATCTACCTCGTATGGGATCCGCGAATCCACGCCAAGCTGTATCACTCGGCGCAGCAGAACCGGAAGCTCGGCGGGTTCACCATGAGCCAGAAGAAGGCAATCGAGCGGACGCGCCGGGAGCATGAAACGTATCTCGCAGAATTTGAGTCGATCTTGCGAGGTATCGAGGGATCGATGGAGGCGGCGAATCTTGGTAGCAGAAGGCTATCAACACAGGAGTTGTTCGAGGAACTTAAGCATTCCCAGCATCCGTCTCGGCGCGACCACCGCCCTTATGTGCCAGGCGAAGAGATGTTTGAGTATCGCAGCGCGCGAGAACAGGCAACGCAGTCAAGCATCCTCAATGAGACAGAAAGCTACCTCAACATCGATGGATACCTTCATTCCGTCGTGAGTCTCAAAGAGTTACCGGACGCGACGTTTCCCGGCATGTTGCAGAACTTCTCCACTCTTGGCTTTCCCGTCGTCATCAGCGCACAGGTCGTCATTCCCGACCAGGTGAAGGTCCTCAAGGGATACAAAAAGCGCCTGCAGAAGATGACCGCTGCGCAGAAGGATGCGAATGGCAATTTCAAATCCAATCCTGAAGCGGAAGTGGCTCAAGCACAACTATTACAGATTCAGCGGGACATCATCTCTTCTTCTCTCAAGACAGCGAAGCTGAGCCTCTCCGTTGTGGTGCGGACCTCCCAACAGGCGATCACACTTAGCGATCTGGAACGCTCTGAGCGGGAGCTCGCCAACCGAACGCAGGAGGTACTAAATGCCTTCACACACATGAATGGTGCGAAGGCCGTAATGGAGACCATCGCGAAGCGGCGAATCTTTCTCGGGACATTGCCCGGTATGGCCGAGCCTGACAAACGCGATCAGGACATGCTCACGTCGAATGTCGCCGATCTCGTACCGGTAGAGATGCCGTGGACCGGGACCCGCCGCAGTCCACTGATCTTGTTTGAGACACCCTATCGGCAGCTCATTCCCTTCTCGATGTTTGATCCCGATCTCTCCGACGCTAACGGATTGCTAATGGCAAAAAGTGGTGGAGGAAAGACACTCGCCGCGCAGCAAATGCTGCTGATGGCAGCTCGCGCCAATCCCCTTATCTCCATACTCGAACGCGGCGATTCATACCAACCATTGGTTGAGTTGATGGGCGGCGAGATGATTGAAATGTCGCTCGACAGTGACCAGACGATTAATCCATGGGACCTGCCAAGAGGAGAGACCAGGCCCTCGAACGATCAGATTTCGTTTCTGAAGAACCTGACTCGCCACATGCTTGGGGAGAACACACCTCCGGACCTGGACATCGACCTGCTCGATAGTGTTCTGCTCGAAGCGATTGCCTCTACCTATAAGCGCTGCAGCGCTAAGACCTCGAACCCGGTGCCGATCTTCGGAGATCTCGCGGCGGAACTCGCGCACTGGCAAGACCGCGATCGTAACCAGAAGATCAACGCGATGGCGCAGATGGCTTCGACGAAACTACGTGCCTGGGTGGACGAAGGACCGTACGCGCGGCTCTTCGACAGGCCGACTACGGTTCAGTTGAACAATCCATGGCTTTACTTCAATGTCGAAAAGCTGAAGGATGACCCTCGCCTCGAACGGGCCATGAGCCTGCTCATTGCTCATACCGCGACCTATCGAGCCTCGGGCTCCACGGGACAGCCGAGTATCGTACTGCTCGATGAGTGCTGGGCGTTGCTGGAGTCGCCGATCCTGGCGAGCGTCGTCGTTCAGCTCTTTCGGACCGCTCGAAAGCGCAATGCCAGCGTATGGGGCATCAGTCAGACCCCCGAGGACTTCGTGGGCACTCCGGATAGGCCGAATGAGCATGGCGCCGGCATCGTCAAAAACGCGACGACCAAGATCATCGGCAAGCAGCCCGGCGACATGACTGCTCTCCGTGAACACGTCCACTTGAACGAGACTGCCCTCAATCAGATCAAGACCTTTGCGCACCCAAAGAAAGGCCACTCCGCCGAGTTCCTCATCGCTGTTGGCGAAAAGGCGGAATCAACCCATGCGATTCGAGTCGTTCCGAGCGCAGTCGACTACTGGATCACGACCACGTATGCGCGCGAGCGGAATTTTCGGAAGTACTGGCTGGGGCAGCACCGGCAGCTTCCATTGATCGAGGCATACGAGGCGTTGGCGGCAACGTATCCTCGCGGTCTTGCAGAGTTTGGCCCTCTGGCAGTGGAATTGTCCGGAGAGATGCAGGAGGCGGTCGCCCAATGA
- a CDS encoding TOTE conflict system archaeo-eukaryotic primase domain-containing protein, which produces MYANFRVTRDTASDFIRLFVNRRAFGMQAHKPLPNGKVPYFLAKDWTTKQPKPLDNDVVRMHLNGDVTINLYAINPETQRCKWVAIDGDFDGAVEALFKLQWELKQDGVEAAIEQSRRGGHLWIFAETPLLAAECRIYIYNLALRLGVPIVGGGLKQGIEVFPKQDTVEDGEYGNALRAPLGVHRKTNRRYWFYEASTEPEPQLAYLNGLKKLTEAELHTFIKGMTLPENYKPPVHEPYVPRPARDGQQEFRILDYVRPRTKDRRNWWAPCPSCRQAGKDKSGDNLAIQIANPRYYKCWAGCSADDIRLALGQPIRKKQMA; this is translated from the coding sequence GTGTACGCCAACTTCCGTGTAACCCGCGATACCGCGAGCGACTTCATCCGGCTCTTCGTCAATCGCCGTGCCTTCGGCATGCAGGCTCACAAGCCATTACCGAATGGAAAGGTCCCATACTTCCTGGCGAAGGACTGGACGACCAAACAACCCAAACCCCTCGATAACGATGTCGTGCGAATGCATCTGAACGGCGATGTCACCATCAACCTCTACGCCATCAATCCAGAGACACAGAGGTGCAAGTGGGTGGCGATCGACGGCGACTTCGATGGCGCTGTCGAGGCCCTCTTCAAACTTCAGTGGGAACTCAAGCAGGACGGTGTAGAGGCTGCCATCGAGCAATCGCGCCGAGGCGGTCATCTATGGATCTTTGCGGAGACGCCTTTGCTCGCTGCGGAATGCCGTATCTATATCTACAACCTTGCCCTCCGCCTGGGGGTTCCGATAGTCGGCGGCGGTCTAAAGCAAGGCATCGAGGTTTTTCCAAAACAGGACACCGTGGAAGACGGTGAGTATGGCAACGCACTTCGGGCGCCGCTCGGTGTTCATCGCAAGACCAACCGGCGTTATTGGTTTTACGAAGCGTCGACTGAGCCAGAGCCACAGCTGGCTTATCTGAACGGCCTTAAGAAACTCACTGAGGCCGAACTCCACACCTTTATTAAGGGTATGACTCTGCCGGAGAACTACAAGCCTCCTGTACATGAGCCGTACGTCCCTCGTCCAGCTCGAGACGGACAACAGGAGTTCCGGATTCTCGACTATGTGCGGCCACGCACAAAGGATCGACGTAACTGGTGGGCACCATGCCCATCGTGCAGGCAGGCTGGCAAAGACAAGTCGGGAGATAATCTCGCCATTCAGATCGCCAACCCGCGCTACTACAAGTGCTGGGCTGGCTGCAGTGCGGATGATATCCGACTCGCGCTGGGTCAACCGATCCGCAAAAAGCAGATGGCATAG
- a CDS encoding Rad52/Rad22 family DNA repair protein: MPTPRKFSAEEQRKLFALLETPFSPSEVKWRVVRKGQRGRRGKVLPYVDPRAYTDRLNQLFTPAGWSRTYNLAAVPNVVRRIDGREVVTGKVLVNCILTIHRLGVHTGNGEEWADSSMAVTSAEAQAFKRASSCFGLGRYLYRISERWVDLDRRGMPKRFPALPLWALPPDVIIEHGAEPRGPIDPKLTGKIEAFRKLLGSAVYTEILSRAGFSHDARLIPNANRQKDALKWMEAAARGYDRVRHLASGRGAEQLDAVLQHLKLNAVHDLPSLDALRFVVDTLESLLPQNAA; encoded by the coding sequence ATGCCGACTCCAAGGAAGTTTTCTGCCGAAGAGCAACGGAAGCTGTTTGCCCTTCTCGAAACACCGTTCTCGCCTTCTGAAGTGAAGTGGCGTGTCGTTCGGAAAGGACAGCGAGGTCGCCGTGGCAAAGTTCTGCCATACGTCGATCCACGCGCTTACACCGACCGCTTGAATCAGCTCTTCACCCCTGCCGGATGGTCCCGGACGTACAACCTGGCCGCCGTCCCGAATGTGGTCAGGAGGATTGACGGCCGTGAAGTCGTCACGGGCAAGGTCCTCGTCAACTGCATCCTGACCATACATCGACTCGGCGTCCATACCGGAAACGGGGAGGAATGGGCCGACAGCTCTATGGCTGTCACGTCTGCGGAAGCGCAGGCTTTCAAACGGGCATCAAGCTGCTTCGGTCTCGGCCGCTATCTTTATCGCATCTCCGAGCGCTGGGTGGACCTTGATCGTCGCGGAATGCCAAAGCGCTTTCCGGCTCTGCCGTTATGGGCATTGCCACCGGACGTCATCATCGAGCATGGCGCAGAGCCAAGAGGGCCGATCGACCCGAAACTAACCGGGAAGATCGAAGCCTTCCGCAAGCTGTTGGGAAGTGCCGTCTATACGGAGATCCTCTCCCGAGCCGGCTTCTCCCATGATGCTCGGCTGATCCCAAATGCGAACCGCCAGAAAGACGCGCTCAAGTGGATGGAAGCGGCTGCACGCGGCTATGACCGCGTGCGCCATCTCGCATCGGGCCGCGGTGCAGAGCAACTGGACGCGGTACTCCAGCATTTGAAGTTGAATGCCGTACACGACCTTCCCAGCCTCGACGCATTGCGCTTTGTCGTCGACACACTCGAATCCTTGTTGCCCCAAAATGCAGCATAG